A stretch of Polypterus senegalus isolate Bchr_013 chromosome 3, ASM1683550v1, whole genome shotgun sequence DNA encodes these proteins:
- the fam72a gene encoding protein FAM72A, translating into MIVYEHLDSLETMPSPDFKNKCVSLIFCKFCENILCTRGMKAVLLADNEVELYSTDIPPNSTIDFVSSCYCTESCRCKLKDIACLKCGNIVGYHVVVPCKPCLMSCNNGHFWMFHTRAVFAINRLDSSGLKLLLWRDLPEIEETGNEELDWLSEEECIR; encoded by the exons ATG ATTGTGTATGAACACCTGGATAGTTTAGAAACTATGCCTTCAccagattttaaaaacaaatgtgtttcactcattttttgcaaattttgtgaaaatatcCTATGCACAAGAGGAATGAAAGCCGTGCTTCTGGCTGACAATGAAGTGGAATTGTATTCAACTGACATCCCCCCTAACAG CACCATAGACTTTGTGTCCAGCTGTTACTGTACAGAATCCTGCAGATGCAAACTAAAGGACATTGCATGCCTGAAatg TGGCAATATTGTTGGCTATCATGTCGTAGTACCCTGCAAACCATGCCTTATGTCCTGCAACAATGGACATTTCTGGATGTTTCACACGAGGGCTGTGTTTGCCATCAACAGACTTGATTCATCAG GTCTAAAACTGCTGCTTTGGCGTGACCTGCCTGAAATTGAGGAGACAGGCAATGAAGAGTTAGACTGGCTCTCTGAAGAGGAGTGCATCAGATAa